One region of Flavobacterium sp. GSB-24 genomic DNA includes:
- a CDS encoding two-component regulator propeller domain-containing protein, translated as MFFFSVHVFSQNYTTNAVHIHDLSQSYFVASQPFIDRDGFVWYAVNEQGTFFKYDGINIVKFTMKDSDEKRFSITAICINAWTQDRKGNVWAINPDGAYVINPNTFNVKHIKWQSKHEIRSNQDVSALQDKKNNIWISTGENYVIKIDKNYNQKIFQSPELPRIAAHKKQHGAATGAENLPLKVIKELDQGKILVKSRWNLYLIDDKGMQFILNFKEDGSNLHFTQDGEIFKPHTSGTVLFNGKKYNYSYLKNLNIQMFNCPYDNFSYKNSKFFTVQADKVFIEKFNKEKIEFTVTDTFELHFDRKIINNSLTLDSNNIIWFSNNYNIVMLKPTDARFKKYLQIKNSPISAKGIVSDDRGNLYVCSSTGLFKLDAKGQLLLKIYDPSNSGNIYNSMLIDQNGILWAAGEGAFITSIDLRTNVIATRKYGKRFDFNCTFLKAKSKDSFWVGSDKGLFILDKKSGKLFRCKLGNINSDRLTVYDILQSGNGNLWVATNNGLYFKGKGKKWIDYKAKNSFFSNRKVYVLHEDANKNIWLGTHNSGAVCLNLKTQKIDVYDESAGLSNNAVYGILEADGQFWFSTFFGISALHKKNMKFNNFHLQDGLPDNECILRSFYKKNDSSFYFGGLNGIVELNPKEFNFKKRDAKIFISKTEYFSIERKENVTDYLNENRSITLPYNKNYFSVEFTTNDMYNNRRSTYFYRINGLTDGWVGRDGIGIVKLSNLPPGKFVIELKVKDFYGSEITDHIKINVLVEQIFYKTPFFLGFIFLLLIAFVIYIFRRKIRKQKKIFEREKEIIILKSNALKAQMNPHFVFNILNNMQSIMILKGEEEANRYFGAFSRLLRLTLDISKQESVSLKDELDYINQYLILSSLQLNEELKFSIFTDENVNKEDIFIPGMLIQPFVENAIIHGLSPKEGEKAIKITCFIENDFCVVKVEDNGVGREAASKLTQKREFVYKSWSTAIVKERIELINSSSNSQKIILQIEDLKTEDQSLGTAVTIKFKIK; from the coding sequence TTGTTTTTTTTTTCTGTTCATGTTTTTAGCCAAAACTATACAACAAATGCAGTTCATATTCATGATCTTTCACAATCTTATTTTGTTGCCAGCCAGCCTTTTATTGACAGAGATGGTTTTGTCTGGTATGCAGTAAATGAACAAGGAACATTCTTCAAATACGATGGGATAAACATTGTTAAATTTACTATGAAAGACAGTGATGAAAAGCGTTTTTCTATTACTGCGATCTGTATCAATGCTTGGACCCAGGATAGAAAGGGGAACGTCTGGGCTATTAATCCTGATGGGGCCTATGTAATAAATCCAAATACATTTAATGTCAAGCACATTAAATGGCAATCAAAACATGAGATCAGAAGCAATCAAGATGTAAGCGCGCTTCAAGATAAGAAAAATAATATATGGATCAGTACCGGTGAAAATTACGTTATAAAAATCGATAAAAATTACAATCAGAAGATATTTCAGTCTCCAGAGCTTCCAAGGATAGCTGCACATAAGAAACAGCACGGCGCGGCCACTGGTGCTGAAAATCTGCCCCTAAAAGTGATAAAAGAATTGGACCAGGGAAAAATACTGGTAAAATCTCGCTGGAACTTATATCTGATCGACGATAAAGGCATGCAGTTCATTTTGAACTTTAAAGAAGATGGATCTAACCTACATTTTACACAGGATGGAGAAATTTTCAAGCCCCATACCAGCGGCACCGTTCTTTTTAATGGAAAAAAGTATAATTATAGCTATTTAAAGAATTTAAATATTCAAATGTTTAATTGCCCGTATGACAACTTCTCATATAAAAACTCAAAATTTTTTACAGTTCAAGCAGACAAGGTTTTTATAGAAAAATTTAATAAAGAGAAAATTGAATTTACAGTTACTGATACTTTTGAATTACATTTTGATAGGAAAATTATTAATAACAGCCTAACTCTGGATTCTAATAACATCATCTGGTTTTCGAATAATTATAATATTGTTATGCTTAAACCTACAGATGCAAGATTTAAAAAGTACCTGCAAATTAAGAATTCGCCAATTAGTGCCAAAGGAATAGTTTCTGATGATCGAGGAAATTTGTATGTATGCTCTTCTACTGGACTTTTTAAATTAGACGCTAAAGGCCAGCTTCTTTTAAAAATTTATGACCCGTCCAATTCTGGCAATATTTATAATTCTATGCTAATAGATCAAAATGGAATTTTATGGGCAGCTGGTGAAGGTGCTTTTATAACATCCATTGATTTAAGAACAAATGTAATTGCAACCAGAAAATATGGAAAGAGATTCGATTTCAATTGTACATTTCTAAAAGCAAAATCAAAAGATTCGTTTTGGGTAGGATCCGATAAAGGCCTATTTATTTTGGATAAAAAATCTGGAAAATTATTTCGATGCAAGCTCGGCAATATTAATTCTGACCGTTTAACTGTTTATGATATTTTGCAATCCGGCAATGGCAATTTGTGGGTAGCCACTAATAATGGTCTGTACTTTAAAGGCAAAGGAAAGAAATGGATAGATTATAAGGCTAAAAACTCTTTTTTTTCCAATAGAAAAGTTTACGTGCTACACGAAGATGCAAATAAAAATATCTGGCTCGGAACGCATAATTCTGGGGCTGTCTGTCTAAATTTAAAAACCCAGAAAATTGATGTTTATGACGAATCAGCCGGCTTGTCTAACAATGCTGTATATGGCATATTGGAAGCGGATGGCCAATTTTGGTTCTCGACCTTTTTTGGGATATCTGCACTCCATAAAAAAAACATGAAATTTAATAATTTTCATTTGCAGGACGGATTGCCTGATAATGAATGTATTCTCAGATCATTTTATAAAAAAAATGACAGCAGTTTCTATTTCGGCGGATTAAATGGTATTGTTGAGTTAAATCCTAAAGAATTTAATTTTAAGAAAAGAGATGCTAAAATATTTATTTCTAAAACAGAATATTTTTCCATAGAAAGAAAAGAAAATGTTACAGATTATTTAAATGAAAATAGAAGTATTACATTGCCGTACAATAAAAATTATTTTTCGGTTGAATTCACTACAAATGATATGTATAATAATCGTAGAAGCACTTATTTCTATCGTATTAACGGATTAACTGATGGATGGGTAGGTCGTGATGGAATAGGCATTGTTAAATTGAGTAATCTGCCGCCTGGCAAATTTGTCATAGAGCTTAAAGTGAAAGATTTTTATGGATCTGAAATAACGGATCATATTAAAATAAATGTACTTGTTGAACAGATTTTTTACAAGACACCTTTTTTTCTCGGTTTTATATTTTTATTGTTAATTGCATTTGTAATATATATATTCAGAAGAAAAATTAGAAAACAGAAAAAGATTTTTGAAAGAGAAAAGGAAATAATTATTTTAAAATCAAATGCATTAAAAGCACAAATGAATCCTCATTTTGTCTTTAATATATTAAATAATATGCAGAGCATTATGATTTTGAAAGGGGAAGAGGAGGCGAATAGATATTTCGGCGCCTTCTCACGACTGCTTCGCTTAACGTTAGATATCTCTAAGCAGGAATCTGTTTCTTTAAAAGATGAATTGGATTATATTAATCAGTACCTTATACTAAGCAGTCTGCAGCTAAATGAAGAGTTGAAGTTTTCGATTTTTACAGATGAAAATGTGAATAAGGAAGATATATTTATACCAGGAATGTTAATTCAGCCTTTTGTAGAAAATGCAATTATTCATGGCTTAAGTCCAAAAGAGGGTGAAAAGGCGATAAAGATAACATGTTTTATTGAAAATGATTTTTGTGTAGTTAAAGTTGAAGATAATGGAGTAGGAAGAGAAGCGGCTTCAAAATTAACGCAAAAGAGGGAGTTTGTCTATAAGTCCTGGTCAACAGCAATTGTTAAAGAGAGAATAGAACTAATAAACTCCTCATCTAATAGTCAAAAGATTATTTTACAGATTGAAGATCTAAAAACTGAAGATCAGAGTTTGGGAACTGCAGTCACAATTAAGTTTAAGATCAAATAA
- a CDS encoding type IX secretion system membrane protein PorP/SprF, whose protein sequence is MRLYKKKIKLLILLFLVAASSNGQELNLPVFTQYLADNSFVISPTYAGIGDNLRIRANGLAQWVGLKDSPNNQSLYADFRVFDRSGIGISLYNDKNGYTRQTGAKISFAHHLILDYYAKEYLSFGLSYNLNHFRIDSDKFNLTMEQPVLDAIVTDRYLPNNNFDLGVLYRISKFYLSLSVNNVLKKNSDKYRAAEPELLANYQLYTGYVFKDRYNSRIEYEPSMYFQYFAGDGRSTADINFKFRQYNPYDEYYWIGISYRMINDQIFKPLSVGPMAGFMKSKFYFGYAYQITLNQLGNYNAGTHSITIGLDLLESISNCPCTQGPVHD, encoded by the coding sequence ATGCGGCTATATAAAAAAAAGATAAAATTATTAATATTGCTATTTCTAGTTGCAGCTTCAAGCAATGGACAGGAATTAAATCTGCCAGTATTTACACAATATCTGGCTGATAATTCATTTGTCATTTCTCCCACATATGCGGGCATTGGAGATAACCTGAGAATTAGGGCCAACGGTCTTGCGCAGTGGGTAGGCTTGAAGGATTCTCCAAACAATCAGTCATTATATGCTGATTTTAGGGTTTTTGACCGCTCTGGAATAGGGATAAGCCTATATAATGATAAAAATGGCTATACAAGGCAGACCGGGGCTAAAATTTCTTTTGCCCATCATTTAATTTTGGATTATTATGCAAAAGAGTATTTATCATTCGGGCTTTCCTATAATCTCAACCATTTTCGGATAGACAGCGATAAATTTAATCTAACGATGGAACAGCCAGTATTGGATGCCATTGTCACTGACCGTTATTTGCCAAACAATAATTTTGATCTTGGTGTGCTTTATCGCATCAGCAAATTTTATTTGAGTTTGAGCGTAAACAATGTGCTGAAAAAAAATAGCGATAAATACAGAGCCGCTGAACCTGAACTACTGGCAAATTATCAGCTTTATACCGGCTATGTTTTCAAAGACAGGTACAACAGCCGAATTGAGTACGAGCCTTCCATGTATTTTCAGTATTTTGCAGGAGACGGACGTTCTACTGCCGATATCAATTTCAAGTTTAGGCAATATAACCCTTATGATGAATATTATTGGATAGGGATTTCCTACCGCATGATCAATGATCAAATATTCAAGCCTTTATCCGTCGGGCCGATGGCTGGCTTCATGAAATCTAAATTTTATTTTGGATATGCCTATCAGATAACACTTAACCAGCTCGGAAATTACAATGCGGGCACGCATTCTATCACTATTGGTTTGGATCTTTTAGAATCGATCAGCAATTGTCCCTGTACTCAGGGTCCGGTTCATGATTGA